The Sulfurihydrogenibium azorense Az-Fu1 genome contains the following window.
GCATACAGATGAAAATGACCATAGAGTACAGCTTGAGTTGATTAAGGAGCTTCACAAGTACGGGAAAAAGATAGTTATCGGTATGGAGATGTTTCAACAACCTTTTCAAAAGTACTTAGATGACTACATTGAAGGTAAGATATCTGAAGAAGAATTTTTGGAAAAAACAGAGTATAAAAAAAGATGGGGATTTGATTTTAAGTATTACAAAGACATTTTAGAGTTTGCAAGACAAAATAAGATAAAAGTTTACGCCTTAAACATTCCTTCAGAAGAGTTAAAGGTTATAAAAGATAAAGGAATAAACAACGCTGAAAGTAAATTCTTACCAAAACCAATACCAACCTTATCAG
Protein-coding sequences here:
- a CDS encoding ChaN family lipoprotein, producing MKLNLSPFIVFIIGIILAFSNTLNRYDIILVGEVHTDENDHRVQLELIKELHKYGKKIVIGMEMFQQPFQKYLDDYIEGKISEEEFLEKTEYKKRWGFDFKYYKDILEFARQNKIKVYALNIPSEELKVIKDKGINNAESKFLPKPIPTLSENEIKELEEVLKNHPQIKDKKAFFDIQLAWNYSMAYKIYQLKKENPDYVVLALVGKGHTEGIKRILNILDKDLKVFIYN